GCAAATATCTTTTTCTTCGAAGTAGAACTTGAAGTCTTTTTTGTAGTAGCTCTAGATCCAAATCCTCACCTCCATAGGCCTCCCCAGATATTGAAGTTATGATAGCTTTTGCCATTCTTTTGAGACTGAAATCTTCAGAAACAATCACCCAAATTCTTAATTCAAAGTGGTTGACTACCCTCTCGTTATTAAAGACGAGTTGGGCAAGTGTTGTTTTACCCAGTCCCCCTAGGCCTACTATTGGATAGACAGATAAGTCCTCCAATTCATATGCATCACCAACCAAAAAGTCCACGATtttatccttttctttttctcttccatAGACTAACGGTTGAGGTAATATTGAGGTGGTTTGGCGCCAGTCTTGAACACCaacttttctctctctaaccaTCTCCGGTAAATGAAACTTCCTTTCTTCGGCGATTCCATCTAACTTCACTCTTATCCTCATCATTTCTTAGCAAGTTTGTAACGAAAAGCAACATGCTTTGGATGAAAAGAGGATAAGAAAGATCTTCGCACCTGTTGACGTTGTGAGATTTTagataaaaggaagagaaaaaatagaaagtacCTTGAATATTATTGATGCTGACTGAATAGTAGCTTGATGCAAAATACTAAATACTAATCCCTATTTATGGGGATACATAGATCAATCATAAATAGATAACTAATTATAGAATagtaatataaaatctaataatGTGAGATACTCtaacattataaattttttatagaaaacaaaagatatttttttatagtattCTAACACATCTCCTCAAGTTAAAGCTTACTAAGCTTTAAGCTTGTTAGAAATATACCCTATAACATATAAGATCAAATCAAACCAAGTAGTATGAGAACCACAATAAACTTTCACAAATTGCACCCAAAGTgtagaaaataaaacaacttatgtgGGACATGTCATCAACGGCTGGTGCCAACGACTAAACATTGACGTTGGTTGAACGAAGGGACTACGAAAGGGCAAAGACTATTAATCGTGTGCCGAGACCAATGATTGGAGTTGAAAttgagaaaaggaagaaaacacATTGGTACAAGAGTGAATTGGACAAATGATCAACGAACAACTTGGAACTGACTGTGTGACTTGACATATGACTGCATACTTAACATACATAATGCTAACGAACCAATCTcaaatattcaatatttttttttaaaactggaccaaaaagaaaTTCACACTAACAAGACATATATAGAGCACCAAGAAACATGCAAAACAGTTGCACAGTTATTTGATTCTCAAGTAAATAAGGGtgagaaaaaattatttgattctcAAGTAGGATCGAACCAAGCTCtagataccatgttgaaattgtgATATTTTAGATAAAAGGGAGAGATGAAATAATAAGAGCCATGAACATTGTTGATACTGAGTGCATTGTAGCTTAATACAGAAGACTAAATACTAAtcataaaccaaaaacaaatcataataaaaatatgtaataCAAAATATAATCCTATGAGGTACTCTAATTATTATactattaaattataatttgatcGTAGAAACTAATTATGTAAGATACTCTGAGTTTTGAGAATGTTTTGGTTGTTAAAGGGTGGTTTAATAAGAATGATTCTGAGTTTGCCTTAGCAAATGTTTATGCC
Above is a genomic segment from Medicago truncatula cultivar Jemalong A17 chromosome 5, MtrunA17r5.0-ANR, whole genome shotgun sequence containing:
- the LOC120580528 gene encoding disease resistance protein RGA2; translated protein: MMRIRVKLDGIAEERKFHLPEMVRERKVGVQDWRQTTSILPQPLVYGREKEKDKIVDFLVGDAYELEDLSVYPIVGLGGLGKTTLAQLVFNNERVVNHFELRIWVIVSEDFSLKRMAKAIITSISGEAYGGEDLDLELLQKRLQVLLRRKRYLLVLDDLWNQKQEYWLRLKFLLACGGKGTSILVTTRLLNVAKIMGTVPPHELSRLSDKDCWELFRQRAFGPNEAEDEKLVVIGKEILKKCV